The following proteins are co-located in the Argopecten irradians isolate NY chromosome 9, Ai_NY, whole genome shotgun sequence genome:
- the LOC138331130 gene encoding uncharacterized protein, with amino-acid sequence MISAHITCYNDANMKILTTVGPELISYLPPDVKEGEISFVTTAETSAGFPVTCPSSPLMFFWEGIDDAFGIKGYSYCILQGGQVTKDWGETKMRTSVLVEDISLTNNRLYTVEVMASNYAGVYSEAINASILVFGHAPTLTGKFPRITRTGNTFDVSWNDVFSVRPELQPSYTVTLGSEEGFTDIASHKHLQEQRYVFDVSYTGKDVYTIITCTYITGTSNVIRGRVTVS; translated from the exons ATGATATCCGCTCACATCACTTGTTACAATGATGCTAACATGAAAATATTGACTACTGTTGGACCGGAACTTATTTCTTATCTTCCTCCAGACGTGAAGGAAGGTGAAATATCCTTCGTAACAACAGCTGAGACATCGGCCGGATTTCCTGTCACCTGTCCGAGTTCACCATTAATGTTTTTCTGGGAAGGTATCGATGACGCATTTGGAATCAAAGGTTATTCATACTGTATCCTCCAGGGTGGCCAGGTTACAAAGGACTGGGGGGAAACGAAGATGCGGACCTCCGTATTGGTGGAGGATATCAGTCTCACAAACAACCGTCTGTACACTGTGGAGGTCATGGCCAGTAACTACGCTGGGGTTTATAGCGAAGCCATCAACGCCTCTATTCTCGTCTTCGGACATGCTCCTACTCTCACAG GTAAATTTCCACGGATCACAAGAACAGGCAATACTTTTGATGTTTCATGGAATGACGTCTTTTCTGTGCGACCTGAATTACAGCCTTCATACACCGTCACATTGGGATCAGAAGAGGGTTTTACCGACATCGCAAGTCATAAACATTTACAAGAACAGCGATACGTGTTTGATGTCTCCTATACCGGTAAAGACGTATATACCATCATAACCTGTACATACATAACAGGGACGTCGAACGTGATTCGTGGGAGGGTGACAGTCTCATAG
- the LOC138331223 gene encoding uncharacterized protein, protein MPYLEVVHETLARIDVIIHGLPQVFFNRSNNLSVWSTIEMFVAAQHPPRSTVFCSRRDLYQNGRMLPFAVQISCSLTPEVHLISRYQKPDMKLAMSTSLHHIGNTSYSMLTTMYNQDTKEKLGEFFIKFVTVDRRTRKSSPISKSFLVKLGDRSMQDGNLPYQMPAIPEMPESIFDITVITRHSDLDTNQHVTTHRYIQFFTDCATEAAQRGFYKHFNDDICRYPLEKYDVTLLGESKVGDMLRVCTWQDRKHLKTLYFTCLKCSSCVMKAVFVYGKDRMAPKIPPHYM, encoded by the exons ATGCCTTACTTAGAAGTTGTACACGAAACGTTGGCGCGAATAGATGTCATCATACACGGATTGCCGCAAGTCTTCTTTAATCGCAGCA ATAATCTGTCTGTATGGAGcaccatagaaatgtttgtgGCTGCACAACACCCTCCGAGAAGTACAGTGTTTTGCAGCAGACGAGACCTATATCAAAATGGCCGTATGCTGCCATTTGCCGTTCAGATTTCATGCTCCCTTACACCGGAGGTTCATTTGATATCAAGATACCAGAAACCGGACATGAAATTGGCAATGTCCACATCCCTCCATCATATCGGTAATACGTCATACAGTATGCTGACAACTATGTATAATCAGGATACCAAAGAGAAACTTGGcgaatttttcataaaatttgtcACTGTGGACCGACGTACAAGGAAATCCAGTCCCATATCTAAATCATTTCTAGTGAAATTAGGGGACAGGTCAATGCAGGATGGCAACCTTCCGTACCAGATGCCAGCTATACCGGAGATGCCTGaatcaatatttgatataacaGTGATTACGCGTCACAGCGACCTTGACACGAATCAGCACGTGACCACACATAGATATATCCAGTTCTTCACTGACTGCGCTACCGAGGCAGCTCAGCGCGGATTTTATAAGCATTTCAATGACGACATTTGTCGATATCCGTTAGAGAAGTATGACGTCACGTTACTGGGGGAGAGTAAAGTCGGTGACATGTTACGTGTTTGCACATGGCAAGATAGAAAGCACTTGAAGACTTTATACTTCACCTGTCTTAAATGTAGCTCGTGTGTAATGAAGGCAGTGTTTGTCTATGGGAAGGACAGAATGGCCCCGAAAATACCCCCTCATTATATGTAA
- the LOC138331126 gene encoding uncharacterized protein DDB_G0283697-like has translation MGKIDHFKRTISVDDFCDKDDKQTSITSSYSHVEERRIQIEAGIKEDRKNMDDDITLDTPNPDAGFMFGISNENQSTTDTGTNNLPITEDIEEGESEQQSNISADKGSGKKKKKKRKRERRKIEPECSIGDLAIITEDDNDRREKRKSRKKSKRQRKEISHDLSETNITGDKCDEVTFASPSTDGTSWNRTELKTETYDGRIDSNLILVRPSTEQNHEEGFNKEMPKSSAAEIVTSKPSPRMSTIPSNEQDLNDEKHITNPPETTVALTNISTKEDGIVSEPNMSESITEPDMPKNKRKSRKKKKREHQDEELESASVVMTEEQYTRRRKKKSKKRDIERMDDIGKKGKEMLNCCSDEGVHVVTEHREGALEK, from the exons ATGGGAAAAAT CGATCACTTTAAAAGAACGATATCGGTCGATGATTTCTGCGATAAAGATGACAAGCAGACATCCATTACCAGTTCGTATTCACATGTAGAGGAAAGACGGATTCAAATTGAGGCAGGAATTAAAGAAGACAGAAAAAACATGGATGACGATATAACGCTGGATACTCCGAACCCTGACGCAGGTTTCATGTTTGGGATATCTAACGAAAATCAATCGACAACTGATACTGGTACTAACAATCTACCCATCACAGAAGATATCGAGGAAGGTGAATCGGAACAGCAGTCGAATATTTCAGCTGATAAAGGGAGtggaaagaaaaagaaaaagaaaaggaaaagagaacGAAGAAAGATTGAACCAGAATGTTCCATCGGAGATCTAGCGATTATTACCGAAGATGATAATGACAGACGAGAGAAGAGAAAATCGAGGAAGAAAAGCAAAAGACAGAGAAAGGAAATTAG CCATGACCTGAGTGAAACCAACATAACCGGCGATAAATGTGATGAAGTTACATTTGCTTCCCCATCGACCGACGGAACATCATGGAATAGAACAGAATTGAAGACAGAAACTTATGACGGAAGAATAGACAGTAATCTTATTCTCGTAAGGCCATCCACTGAACAGAACCATGAAGAAGGGTTTAACAAAGAAATGCCGAAAAGCAGCGCAGCTGAAATAGTGACTTCGAAACCAAGTCCACGAATGTCCACTATCCCTAGCAATGAACAAGACTTAAATGATGAAAAACATATAACCAATCCACCAGAAACCACAGTTGCATTAACCAATATATCCACAAAAGAAGATGGCATAGTGAGTGAACCAAATATGTCGGAATCCATAACAGAACCAGATATGCCAAAGAATAAGAGAAAATCCAGGAAGAAAAAGAAGAGAGAGCATCAGGACGAAGAACTAGAGTCGGCCAGCGTAGTTATGACTGAGGAACAATATACGAGGAGACGAAAGAAGAAATCAAAGAAAAGGGACATTGAACGCATGGATGATATCGG CAAAAAAGGTAAAGAAATGTTAAATTGTTGCTCAGATGAAGGAGTTCATGTCGTTACTGAGCACAGAGAGGGAGCTTTGGAGAAATGA